Proteins from one Acidimicrobiia bacterium genomic window:
- a CDS encoding C69 family dipeptidase — protein MCDTIVVKRPEGVLFAKNSDRDPNESQFLEWHPRRAYEPGATVDCTHITIPQVERTWATLLSRPFWMWGAEMGTNEHGVTIGNEAVFTNQPYAKRGLTGMDLIRLALERADSAAGAVAAIKDLLETHGQGGGAGYENPKFTYHNSFIVADPGSAYVLETAGKLVAIESVTEGVRSISNGLTIPGFAGAYRDRLRTRVAGCDIRIGLTTRLASKAGGVADLMAVLRSHGTGRWPHYNLINGTLHMPCMHGGGVVAGSLSTASWVADLTPGAIRHWVTATSSPCVGIFKPVAVDRPIDLGPIPGGEFTETSVWWRHERFARAVLADPERLPQSYFAERDRIEKGWIEDPPPSAAAFETADQLLDKWSSGLEASKPADVRPFWVRAYWAKRDRLMGVYGASAVVGVLWLSLLAGEHCR, from the coding sequence TTGTGTGACACGATCGTCGTGAAACGACCAGAAGGCGTGCTCTTCGCCAAGAACTCCGACCGTGATCCCAACGAGTCGCAGTTCCTCGAATGGCACCCCCGTCGCGCCTATGAGCCGGGAGCAACCGTCGACTGCACGCACATCACGATTCCGCAGGTCGAACGCACCTGGGCGACGCTGCTCAGCCGCCCGTTCTGGATGTGGGGCGCCGAGATGGGCACCAACGAGCACGGGGTGACTATCGGCAACGAGGCGGTCTTCACCAATCAGCCGTATGCAAAGCGCGGCCTCACCGGAATGGACCTGATCCGGCTGGCGCTGGAACGAGCAGACAGCGCGGCCGGCGCCGTCGCCGCCATCAAGGACCTGCTCGAGACCCACGGCCAGGGCGGCGGCGCCGGCTACGAGAATCCGAAGTTCACCTACCACAACAGCTTCATCGTCGCCGATCCCGGTTCGGCCTATGTGCTGGAGACGGCCGGAAAGCTGGTGGCGATCGAGTCCGTCACCGAAGGAGTCCGGTCCATCTCCAACGGGCTCACCATTCCCGGGTTCGCCGGGGCCTATCGCGATCGACTCCGGACCAGGGTGGCGGGCTGTGACATTCGCATCGGGCTCACGACCCGGCTGGCGTCGAAGGCCGGTGGAGTGGCCGACCTGATGGCGGTGCTGCGCAGCCACGGCACCGGCCGCTGGCCCCACTACAACCTGATCAACGGCACCCTTCACATGCCCTGCATGCACGGCGGCGGAGTGGTCGCCGGTTCGCTGTCGACAGCATCATGGGTCGCCGACCTCACCCCTGGCGCAATCCGGCACTGGGTAACTGCCACCTCTTCACCCTGCGTCGGGATCTTCAAGCCGGTCGCCGTCGACCGTCCGATCGACCTCGGTCCGATCCCCGGCGGCGAGTTCACAGAGACTTCGGTGTGGTGGCGGCACGAGCGCTTCGCCAGGGCCGTCCTGGCCGATCCCGAGCGTCTGCCCCAATCCTACTTCGCCGAACGCGACCGCATCGAGAAAGGTTGGATCGAGGACCCACCCCCGAGTGCGGCCGCATTCGAGACTGCCGATCAGTTGCTCGATAAGTGGTCGTCGGGTCTCGAGGCATCGAAGCCCGCCGATGTCCGCCCATTCTGGGTGAGGGCGTACTGGGCCAAGCGGGACCGCCTAATGGGGGTCTACGGGGCTTCTGCGGTTGTGGGAGTCTTGTGGCTGAGCCTGCTGGCCGGTGAGCACTGCCG